A region of Chitinophaga horti DNA encodes the following proteins:
- a CDS encoding lipocalin family protein, translating to MKNRLLAIAMVSVTACQQPVQDKSYLPDDMTTGKDSIFTEPTVSFKDTLPKLDSVPIGKIPGQWMQPVQGIDSLTQGFILKKNGQAQALNHLSPVYEKWELTKDTLILWSLQESDTAKTAMPDTLLVRAITDSSLLLFPINAEPGYLEKFTKGKEKIKKVPKR from the coding sequence ATGAAAAATCGATTGCTCGCTATTGCAATGGTGTCTGTAACGGCCTGTCAGCAACCTGTTCAGGATAAATCATATCTGCCCGATGATATGACAACGGGAAAAGATTCCATCTTCACAGAACCGACCGTTTCATTTAAAGATACTTTGCCAAAACTGGATAGCGTACCCATAGGGAAAATTCCCGGCCAATGGATGCAGCCGGTACAAGGCATCGATTCACTTACCCAGGGTTTTATTTTGAAGAAGAATGGTCAGGCACAAGCTTTAAATCATCTTTCGCCCGTGTACGAGAAGTGGGAGCTGACGAAAGATACACTGATCCTGTGGAGCCTGCAGGAGTCAGATACGGCAAAAACCGCGATGCCCGACACGTTGCTGGTACGGGCGATTACAGACAGTAGCCTGCTGTTGTTCCCGATTAACGCGGAACCCGGCTACCTCGAAAAATTCACGAAAGGAAAAGAAAAGATAAAAAAAGTGCCGAAACGGTAA